The genomic window CAAAGTTTCTGTCAAAGATCTCATCAACCACACAGGAAGGTAATGCAACAACATTCACAActcaattttcttaatttgtttacaTTACGTGGTCTGCCATTGCAACCACCTAGAAGTCAGAACAAACGCatagataaaaactaaaaggcaaACCTGTTTGGCAAGATTGCAAGCACGATCTGGAGAGTTGAGAATCTCATAGTAAAACACTGAGAAGTTAAGAGCCAATCCGAGACGGATTGGGTGAGTGGGAGCCAGTTCTGCATTTGCGATATCCTGCAATCACAAATCCAAATATTCAAAACAGCAAGCTAATCAGAGGAGGAATACAGAGTAGAATTACAATTGTACAAAATTCACCATGCTGCCATTAACGGATGTTAAATCTATGggcaaaagataaaaagattaaatcaaCGTTAACCCAAAAAAAGGCCAATCAACGCTGTCTAGCTAACAAATCGACAGCGTAAGGAGTACTCACAATAAATGTTACGCAAAAGagcaaattgaattaaaaaaaaagtaatctataaataaataataaaaacaaatgggcATCGAAACTTAACAAATCTAAAATGAAAAGTCGTAAGCGTAAGAtctgaggaaaaaaaaacctgagcaGATTTGTAAGCAGTGAGAGTACTCTCAGCAGCCTCTTTCCTTTCAGCACCAGTTTTAAACTCAGCCAAATACCTGTGATAATCCCCCTtcatcttcaaataaaacacctTCGAATCACCAGAAGAAGCCGTTGGAATCAACCTGGTGTCGAGCAACTTCAAGATCCCGTCACAGATCGAAGACAGTTCGGTCTCAATCTTAGCTCTATAGTCACGGATCACAGACACATGGTCTTCGTTACCACGACTCTCCTCTTTCTGCTCGATCGAGGAAATAATCCTCCAAGAAGCACGTCTAGCTCCGATCACGTTTTTGTAAGCCACAGAGAGGAGGTTTCTCTCTTCTACGGTGAGTTCCTCGTTGTCGATGGAGGCGGAGACTTTCTCCATGTACTCCACCATTTCTTCATACCGTTCGGCTTGCTCGGCGAGTTTCGCCATGTAGACATTTTCCTCGCGAGCAGATGGTGTGGCTGCCattgttatggtttttttagaaAGTGAGAAGAttgggggggagagagagagatgtggtTTTCTGGAAAGAGGAgaaggggaggggggggggggggggggttagcTTATGTTATGTTATTTGAGAGGGAAAAGGGGGGGCTATTTTTGGGGTAGTGCGTGCTGTGGCGTTGATTGCGTTGGTGAAGATGGATGGGGGGCTTGGGGGATGGGATGTGGACCGTTGGATCATTAAAGAAGAGGGCTGTTTGGCTGGCCTGGGACACGAGggattttaataaatacaagtggtttttaaagtgtttttctttctttctttcccttttttttttacaaggaaaCAAACAAAGGATAGGGGacgtttgaatttttaaaagaagtaGGAATATGAGGTTCTGATGCTTGTTTGACTATCGAGTTTGAGGAATATTGAAGACTTGAGGTGCTGGAATCTTAGTTGGGCTTGGTCTAATATTTTACGCCAATAATTTCAGAAAGCTATAAAATTGGGCGCCGGCAACATTTAAAGCCCAACAAATCTCACGGTTATTGTTTATTACTCAAccacttgaaaaataaaaaaaaagcaattgaccttttaagattttattttatgatgttttactatttcatataaatagtaaagcaacttgatatattttttaattattttataataaatctcaTTCGTAGCTTAGTCGGTTTATAAGTTAAGGATCATAAGTttgagtatatatatttttaatcattttgtaaTAAATTCCAAACGTATTTTAGTTGGTTTATAAGTTAAGGATAGTAGGTTTAAGTGCTAGGGGGCacgcatattttttaaattttaatagatgacctattatttttcatttttctaaaataaataagggGCAAacctcttaattaaaaaaaaaacaacatcatacCTGTCATCCacccttttaataaaaaaaaataaaacatggtcAAACATGTGGGCCTAACCTACTATGCACGTGTGGGCCATGTGTTGGGTCTAGCCctttgtagggtttttttttttttttttctttactattttttacatttcaaaaatttttATCGGATCCACTTATTCTTCTGTTTTGACATGTATATTTAATActattatagattttatttggattttaataatttttttaattcttatgtatctgatctaaaaataataatattaataataaattatttatgaaaagtcgattgatgattgtttattatttaaaaatatctaaatagaTTTGGAATATGaatttttcaaacttgtgaTTGTTTTAACTTTCAATCACTCAATATATAGAtatactattttgatatattttcgtTAACTTgctttaacaatatttttgttGACTAAGATATACAAAAGATTCATTGATaggaaaatttatctttaagaaaaagaaattcaaaacgaCTGTATTTACGAGTTTAATGACAATATCAAAGCATTTTCTATGACCTGAAAACTTTTTTTGCGTTTAAAAAATTTTGTGTCCCCCCACAGCATGACGTTAGCATATAAACTAGTCTTGAGACAGAGGGTATGAACACACtagagataaaaatatgtttgatttaaGAGACAAagatagagaaataaaaataaatttgtctttGGAATAATTTAagagtaaatttttatatttaaaagacAAGAGGTATAAAGGAGACATGTctctgaaaataatattttttttattccaaaaatatccttgtaaaaactctcaattttcaaaataattattatcataattttaaaacccaactcgaGGTCGATCTAAGGCAAAGCTCGGGTTACTGGTCGAGGCCCAGGTCACGAgtcgggttgacccgagtcagcataataataaaagttgttattatcatagttttaaacctATTCGGGAGTCGACCTGCGGCAAGACCTGGGTTACGAGTATGGTTGACAATTGACCCAGGTCAACGTAAGAGCAcaaatggttattatcatagttttaaaactcaactcaagGATTAATAGGGGCAAAGTTTCAGTTAcgggttgacccaagtcaacACATGGATAGAAGTGATAAAAGTTAGCCCGATTTAAGAGTCGATCCAATGCAAGGTTCAGGTTACTAGACAGGAAGGTCAACTCGATtgacccaaaaaaattaaaaataatcaaagcaaccttattttcaccaatttttttttaaaatatcaacgAGTTTTTTACCCGTGTTTTTATTCCAGGTTGACCtggatttttcatattttattttgtttttgtcaaccataattaaacatgatataaagataattattttgTCTTGTATATTACTACTAAATATAAttatctctctattttttttttatcttatttccagtatctttattgtttctatttcttttattctaGAATAGTTAACCAAACactatctaaaagaaaaaaaatattggtttaaaaTGTGGAAACTCTCTCTTAATGTTCGGAAATATTCAACTTAGTGGTTTTTAATGTGTATCATCAAGGAAGCAAAAGATATAAAAACGAACAAATATGCTGAGCCTCGCAAAATACCTAGTCTCATTTATCATTATAGCATCTTTCACCGAATTAGAATTTGATCAAATTGGTGAATATTCGCCGACTATTATTTGTTTTACGAGTGTTTATCATTGCAACTaaaatgttatttgttaaaaaaatatttttttgtattaattaattattttaatgtgttgatatgaaaaataaattttaaaaaaattaaaaatattattttaatgtatttctgaacaaaaacactttaaaaaacaatcactaccgCAATATCAAATACAGAATTAAAATTATGCCTCCATCAAATAAGTGCTACCTTTCCAAA from Populus trichocarpa isolate Nisqually-1 chromosome 5, P.trichocarpa_v4.1, whole genome shotgun sequence includes these protein-coding regions:
- the LOC7468888 gene encoding 14-3-3-like protein isoform X1 produces the protein MAATPSAREENVYMAKLAEQAERYEEMVEYMEKVSASIDNEELTVEERNLLSVAYKNVIGARRASWRIISSIEQKEESRGNEDHVSVIRDYRAKIETELSSICDGILKLLDTRLIPTASSGDSKVFYLKMKGDYHRYLAEFKTGAERKEAAESTLTAYKSAQDIANAELAPTHPIRLGLALNFSVFYYEILNSPDRACNLAKQAFDEAIAELDTLGEESYKDSTLIMQLLRDNLTLWTSDMQVMGSFLKSLCSICFHTPIHNWNILF
- the LOC7468888 gene encoding 14-3-3-like protein isoform X2, with the translated sequence MAATPSAREENVYMAKLAEQAERYEEMVEYMEKVSASIDNEELTVEERNLLSVAYKNVIGARRASWRIISSIEQKEESRGNEDHVSVIRDYRAKIETELSSICDGILKLLDTRLIPTASSGDSKVFYLKMKGDYHRYLAEFKTGAERKEAAESTLTAYKSAQDIANAELAPTHPIRLGLALNFSVFYYEILNSPDRACNLAKQAFDEAIAELDTLGEESYKDSTLIMQLLRDNLTLWTSDMQDDAADEIKEAAPKTGDEQ